The following are encoded in a window of Castanea sativa cultivar Marrone di Chiusa Pesio chromosome 5, ASM4071231v1 genomic DNA:
- the LOC142636584 gene encoding E3 ubiquitin-protein ligase At1g63170, translating to MDDLSLETNSNARTDQYPLLMERIESDNNHEHILDISRNDDASSSSSRDDHSVRMDSNQHEDRPSSSTQPSSYQTFLSSSNRLNSRNSSLRGRGDGYGRRRRSPLNSGLWISVELIVTVSQIIASIVVLSLSRNETPQTPLFAWVVGYASGCVATLPILYWRYRNRNQGTEQDSSQSRQGSSLNNPTEPTSYTAISVAQSSEEENLQTSESLSRNNQTGTFSTRLNGLVDHFKMALDCFFAVWFVVGNVWIFGGHSSPSDAPKLYRLCIVFLTFSCIGYAMPFILCATICCCLPCIISVLGLREDLSQARGATTESINALPTYKFKLKKNGNVEDEEINGVSEGGLLAAGTEKERSISGEDAVCCICLAKYVDDDELRELPCFHVFHVDCVDKWLKINALCPLCKSEVSECNVTSSLERDTSQH from the exons ATGGATGATCTTTCTCTTGAAACAAATAGCAACGCTCGAACTGACCAATACCCTTTGCTTATGGAGCGGATAGAAAGCGATAACAATCATGAGCACATACTTGATATATCTAGAAATGATGATGCTTCATCAAGTTCTTCTcgtgatgatcattcagttagAATGGATTCAAATCAGCATGAAGATCGACCATCGAGTAGCACACAACCCAGCTCTTATCAAACTTTTTTGTCTTCATCAAATAGATTAAACTCTAGGAACTCCTCATTGAGGGGAAGAGGTGATGGCTATGGTCGTCGCCGTAGGAGCCCATTGAATTCTGGGCTATGGATCTCTGTTGAGCTAATTGTCACTGTGAGTCAAATTATAGCATCTATTGTTGTTTTGTCATTGTCAAGAAATGAGACTCCGCAGACCCCATTGTTTGCATGGGTTGTGGGTTATGCATCTGGTTGTGTTGCAACACTTCCTATTCTTTACTGGCGTTATCGTAACCGCAACCAGGGAACCGAGCAAGATTCTTCTCAATCACGTCAAGGTTCTTCTCTAAACAATCCTACTGAACCTACATCCTATACTGCTATCTCTGTTGCTCAATCTTCAGAAGAGGAAAATCTTCAGACCTCAGAATCTCTCTCAAGGAACAATCAAACTGGAACCTTTAGTACACG ACTCAATGGATTAGTTGACCATTTCAAGATGGCCTTAGATTGCTTCTTTGCGGTCTGGTTTGTTGTTGGCAATGTGTGGATATTTGGAGGTCACTCTTCACCCTCTGATGCACCCAAGTTGTATAG GTTATGTATAGTGTTTCTTACCTTCAGCTGTATTGGATATGCCATGCCTTTCATACTATGTGCAACAATTTGTTGCTGCTTGCCTTGCATAATTTCTGTTTTGGGCCTTCGTGAGGATCTTTCTCAGGCTAGAGGAGCGACCACAGAATCTATCAATGCTCTGCCAACCTACAAGTTCAAgttgaagaaaaatggaaacGTTGAGGATGAGGAAATCAATGGAGTGAGTGAAGGTGGGCTTTTGGCTGCAGGAACAGAAAAGGAACGTTCCATATCAGGAGAAGATGCG GTTTGTTGTATCTGCCTGGCAAAATATGTAGACGATGATGAACTGAGGGAGCTGCCCTGCTTTCATGTCTTTCACGTGGATTGTGTTGACAAATGGTTGAAGATCAATGCATTATGTCCCCTTTGTAAAAGTGAGGTCAGCGAGTGCAACGTCACCTCATCTTTAGAGAGAGACACCAGTCAGCACTAG